Proteins found in one Geomonas subterranea genomic segment:
- a CDS encoding flagellar basal body L-ring protein FlgH: MKAAALCLPLFWLSACAHQTAEVATPTFDEQIPAPQVSYATGSLWQASSTGLAEDMKARRRGDIITVVISENASASKKAATGTSRDSSISGGIPKLLGLEKTPIKSWADLANMLSASYGSKFDGAGSTSRQETLQATISAKVVEVIPNGNMLIEGRRNVKVNNEDQIIVLTGTVRGRDVSTDNTINSALIADARISYSGKGIISDRQKPGWLLNALDKIWPF, from the coding sequence GTGAAGGCGGCGGCCCTGTGCCTGCCGCTGTTCTGGCTTTCGGCCTGCGCGCACCAGACCGCGGAGGTGGCCACCCCCACCTTCGATGAACAGATCCCGGCGCCGCAGGTGAGCTACGCCACCGGCTCATTGTGGCAGGCCTCCTCCACGGGGCTCGCCGAGGACATGAAGGCGAGAAGGCGCGGCGACATCATCACCGTGGTGATCTCCGAGAACGCCAGCGCCAGCAAGAAGGCCGCCACCGGGACCTCGCGCGACTCCTCGATCAGCGGTGGCATCCCGAAGCTCCTCGGCCTGGAGAAGACCCCGATCAAGAGCTGGGCCGACCTCGCCAACATGCTGAGCGCAAGCTACGGCTCCAAGTTCGACGGCGCCGGTTCCACCTCGCGCCAGGAAACCCTGCAGGCGACCATCTCCGCCAAGGTGGTGGAGGTGATCCCCAACGGCAACATGCTCATCGAGGGAAGGCGCAACGTCAAGGTGAACAACGAGGACCAGATAATCGTCCTCACCGGCACCGTGCGCGGGCGCGACGTCAGCACGGACAACACCATCAACTCGGCGCTCATCGCCGACGCCAGGATCTCCTATTCCGGCAAGGGGATCATCTCGGACCGCCAGAAACCGGGGTGGCTCTTGAACGCGCTGGACAAGATCTGGCCGTTCTAG
- a CDS encoding flagellar basal body P-ring protein FlgI, with amino-acid sequence MSKSSLALLILLLLPQFALGARIKDIAAFDGVRDNQLIGYGLVVGLNGSGDSDQTKFPVQSLVGALERLGLTVNRADITVKNVAAVMVTAQLPPFAKQGNKLDVLVSSMGDAKSLAGGTLMLAPLKGADGQVYAVAQGPVLTNSFSYGGQATTAVKNHPTAGTVPEGALVEREIPNVLANRPVLKLNLHQSDFTTAARVAAAINGRFQGSASLNDPGSVQISIPGEYKNRVVEFVADLERLEVNPDVLAKVVMNERTGTIVMGENVRISTVAVSHGNLTVVVKESPRVSQPAPFSKTGTTTVVPRTDLKIAEEKVNLSLVREGANLGEVVRGLNTLGVTPRDLLGIMQAIKAAGALNAELNVM; translated from the coding sequence ATTTCAAAAAGCTCGCTGGCACTGCTCATCCTTTTGCTGCTCCCCCAGTTCGCCCTGGGGGCGCGCATCAAGGACATCGCCGCCTTCGACGGCGTGCGCGACAACCAGCTCATCGGCTACGGCCTCGTGGTCGGCCTGAATGGCAGCGGCGACTCGGACCAGACCAAGTTCCCGGTGCAGTCCCTGGTGGGCGCCCTGGAGCGGCTGGGGCTTACCGTGAACCGCGCCGACATCACGGTGAAGAACGTGGCCGCCGTCATGGTGACCGCCCAGCTTCCCCCCTTCGCCAAGCAGGGGAACAAGCTCGACGTGCTGGTCTCGTCGATGGGCGACGCCAAGAGCCTCGCCGGCGGCACCCTGATGTTGGCTCCCTTGAAGGGCGCGGACGGCCAGGTCTACGCGGTGGCGCAGGGGCCGGTCTTGACCAACTCCTTCTCCTACGGGGGGCAGGCCACCACCGCGGTGAAGAACCATCCCACCGCGGGCACCGTCCCCGAAGGGGCGCTCGTGGAGCGTGAGATCCCCAACGTGCTGGCCAACCGCCCGGTCTTGAAGCTCAACCTGCACCAGTCCGACTTCACCACCGCCGCCCGGGTCGCCGCCGCCATCAACGGCCGCTTCCAGGGCTCGGCGTCCTTGAACGACCCCGGGAGCGTGCAGATCAGCATCCCGGGCGAGTACAAGAACCGCGTGGTGGAGTTCGTGGCCGACCTGGAGCGGCTCGAGGTGAACCCGGACGTGCTGGCCAAGGTGGTCATGAACGAGCGAACCGGCACCATCGTCATGGGCGAAAACGTGCGCATCTCGACCGTGGCCGTCTCCCACGGCAACCTGACCGTGGTGGTCAAGGAGAGCCCGAGGGTCTCCCAGCCCGCTCCCTTCTCGAAGACCGGCACCACCACCGTGGTCCCGAGGACCGACCTGAAGATCGCCGAGGAGAAGGTGAACCTCTCCCTGGTGCGCGAAGGGGCCAACCTGGGCGAGGTGGTGCGGGGGCTCAACACCCTCGGGGTGACCCCCAGGGACCTCCTCGGCATCATGCAGGCCATCAAGGCCGCCGGTGCGCTCAACGCCGAGCTGAACGTGATGTAG
- a CDS encoding rod-binding protein, translating to MDVKPIPDNALPVTDLKVQKRSQEQNPEQIKKVAREFESMFVAMMLKSMRDTVGKDTLTGGGKGEETFRSLLDQEYANAAVQGGGIGLAQTIERELSRAYGTPAPAKGVRDAD from the coding sequence ATGGATGTGAAGCCGATACCGGATAACGCGCTCCCCGTCACCGACCTGAAGGTGCAGAAGCGGAGCCAGGAGCAGAACCCGGAGCAGATCAAGAAGGTGGCGCGCGAGTTCGAGTCGATGTTCGTCGCCATGATGCTGAAGTCGATGCGGGACACGGTGGGAAAGGACACCCTGACCGGCGGGGGGAAAGGCGAAGAGACCTTCCGTTCCCTGCTGGACCAGGAATACGCCAACGCCGCGGTGCAGGGAGGCGGCATAGGACTGGCGCAAACCATAGAGAGGGAGCTGTCGCGCGCCTACGGCACGCCGGCTCCGGCTAAGGGGGTGCGGGATGCGGATTGA
- the flgM gene encoding flagellar biosynthesis anti-sigma factor FlgM codes for MRIEGSAYVVDLNRSQQVRNDAQQTQAVQGSRPAGRVIPFDRVEISPQAKELQKLKSEVAAMPDVRTDRVALAKQNLQNGSYRVEASALAQKMMDAYKTR; via the coding sequence ATGCGGATTGAAGGTTCAGCTTACGTAGTCGACCTGAACCGATCGCAGCAGGTCCGGAACGACGCGCAACAGACGCAGGCGGTGCAGGGGAGCCGTCCGGCGGGGCGGGTGATCCCGTTCGACCGGGTGGAGATCTCGCCGCAGGCGAAGGAGCTGCAAAAGCTCAAGTCCGAGGTGGCGGCGATGCCCGACGTGAGGACGGACCGGGTGGCGCTCGCCAAGCAGAACCTGCAAAACGGCTCCTACCGCGTGGAGGCGTCGGCGCTGGCGCAAAAGATGATGGACGCGTACAAGACGCGTTAA
- a CDS encoding flagellar protein FlgN, translating to MDRNVVELIAALCEKGVLLDQMQALLQEEQECMASLDMARMEENQQEITAGMERLARLSGQCQGMIAAIGADLGMPGESTLSPIIERLGAPEKQALKEAQDSVTGNARALHGALALHRRLIEDSLNVVGRSVNFFNRLFNPGQTYGGAGAFVNAGRGASGFVSKEI from the coding sequence ATGGATCGTAACGTAGTCGAACTGATAGCGGCCCTGTGCGAGAAGGGGGTGCTCCTCGACCAGATGCAGGCGCTGTTGCAGGAGGAGCAGGAGTGCATGGCTTCCCTGGACATGGCCAGGATGGAGGAGAACCAGCAGGAGATCACCGCCGGGATGGAACGGCTCGCCAGGCTCTCCGGGCAGTGCCAGGGGATGATCGCCGCCATAGGCGCCGACCTCGGCATGCCGGGGGAGAGCACGCTGTCGCCCATCATCGAGCGGCTCGGCGCGCCGGAAAAACAGGCGCTCAAGGAGGCGCAGGATTCGGTGACCGGCAACGCCCGCGCGCTGCATGGGGCGCTCGCGCTGCACCGGAGGCTGATAGAGGATTCCCTTAACGTGGTAGGGCGCTCGGTCAACTTCTTCAACCGTCTTTTCAACCCCGGGCAGACCTACGGCGGGGCGGGTGCCTTCGTGAACGCCGGGCGCGGCGCCAGCGGCTTCGTCAGCAAGGAGATCTAG
- the flgK gene encoding flagellar hook-associated protein FlgK, which produces MGINTLFDIASSGITANRLAIEVTGENISNVNTEGYSRQRVIMENKPVGTANGFPLGTGVQISAVQRSYDNMLQLQLVNANSSYQEGLAQQSALEQIEPSFNSLTSDGVGTAVANYFGAFQDLSVNPSGAAERQAVLTRAQIMVDSFHQADYGLTSVASTADSNLVGITAEVTDNARNLALVNQQILATSAVGGNPNELLDQRDLLLRKLSEQTGMSYSIANDNTASVTLAGGGTLVSSTRYATLYTNATGSPATNDIMLSGLGNPPPANAPGTDTLVGTVGDGAAIGGKLGGTMEVRDSIVPKYRSLLDEMANQVATQVNTLHRAGYALDGTTGNNFFDPAGVTAGSIALDSGISAIKIAAALPTGSDPIPTSSGNNVNAVKLANLGSTTFAFSTGSATFGNFYNSMVSQVGVDTEGKQNVTAQNAAFLKQLNALRSSNSEVSLDEELLNLTKYQRAFQGSAKMVNAGSDMLDTILNMVR; this is translated from the coding sequence ATGGGCATCAACACCCTCTTCGACATAGCCTCCTCGGGGATCACGGCCAACCGCCTGGCCATCGAGGTCACCGGCGAGAACATCTCCAACGTCAACACCGAGGGGTATTCGCGCCAGCGGGTGATCATGGAGAACAAGCCGGTGGGAACGGCCAACGGCTTTCCGCTTGGGACCGGGGTGCAGATCTCGGCGGTGCAGCGCAGCTACGACAACATGCTGCAACTGCAGCTGGTGAACGCCAACAGCAGCTACCAGGAGGGGCTCGCGCAGCAGTCGGCGCTGGAGCAGATCGAGCCGAGCTTCAACTCGCTCACCTCCGACGGCGTGGGGACCGCGGTCGCCAACTACTTCGGCGCCTTCCAGGACCTCTCCGTCAACCCCTCCGGCGCGGCCGAGCGGCAGGCGGTGCTGACCCGCGCCCAGATCATGGTGGACAGCTTCCACCAGGCCGACTACGGGCTCACCTCGGTCGCCTCGACGGCGGACAGCAACCTGGTCGGCATCACCGCCGAGGTGACCGACAACGCCCGGAACCTCGCCCTGGTGAACCAGCAGATCCTCGCCACGAGCGCCGTGGGGGGGAACCCCAACGAACTTTTGGACCAGCGGGACCTCCTGCTTAGAAAGCTATCCGAACAGACCGGCATGAGCTACAGCATCGCCAACGACAACACCGCCTCGGTCACCCTGGCCGGCGGGGGAACCCTGGTCTCCAGCACCAGGTACGCGACGCTCTACACCAACGCTACCGGTTCGCCCGCGACCAACGACATCATGCTCTCGGGGCTGGGCAACCCGCCCCCGGCCAACGCCCCCGGCACCGACACCCTGGTGGGCACCGTAGGCGACGGCGCAGCGATCGGAGGGAAGCTCGGCGGCACCATGGAGGTGCGTGACAGCATCGTCCCCAAGTACCGCTCCCTTTTGGACGAGATGGCCAACCAGGTCGCCACCCAGGTGAACACGCTGCACAGGGCGGGGTACGCGCTGGACGGCACTACCGGCAACAACTTCTTCGACCCGGCCGGCGTCACCGCCGGGAGCATCGCGCTCGACTCCGGTATCTCCGCCATCAAGATCGCGGCGGCCTTGCCAACCGGAAGTGATCCGATACCGACCAGCAGCGGCAACAACGTGAACGCGGTGAAGCTCGCCAACCTCGGCAGCACCACCTTCGCCTTCAGCACCGGGAGCGCCACCTTCGGCAACTTCTACAACTCGATGGTTTCCCAGGTGGGCGTCGATACCGAGGGGAAGCAGAACGTCACCGCCCAAAACGCCGCCTTCTTGAAGCAGCTGAACGCGCTTCGCTCTTCCAACTCCGAGGTGTCCCTGGACGAGGAACTTCTGAACCTGACCAAGTACCAGCGCGCCTTCCAGGGCTCCGCCAAGATGGTCAACGCGGGGAGCGACATGCTGGACACCATCCTGAACATGGTGCGATAG
- a CDS encoding flagellin has protein sequence MGSGATAGQGPVNILGSIDALILAINNKDSAGILDGVKNVKAGADQITVAQSDVGGRLVRLDNMKSMIANNQNTLKTVFGDIQNVDYAKAGVLLSQQTTAFNAALSATSKLSQLSLLDYLK, from the coding sequence GTGGGGAGCGGGGCCACCGCGGGGCAGGGACCGGTCAACATCCTCGGTTCCATCGACGCGCTGATCCTCGCCATCAACAACAAGGACAGCGCCGGGATCCTGGACGGCGTCAAGAACGTGAAGGCGGGCGCCGACCAGATCACCGTGGCGCAGAGCGACGTCGGGGGGCGCCTGGTGCGCCTGGACAACATGAAGAGCATGATCGCCAACAACCAGAACACGCTGAAGACGGTTTTCGGGGACATCCAGAATGTGGATTACGCCAAGGCCGGCGTGCTGCTCTCCCAGCAGACCACCGCCTTCAACGCGGCGCTGTCGGCCACCTCCAAGCTGAGCCAGCTCTCGCTTTTGGACTACTTGAAGTAG
- a CDS encoding flagellar FlbD family protein, with amino-acid sequence MVKVTTRDGTEMYLNPDLIEVITETPDTHITLSNGNRYLVLEPARVVIGRIVNFKAHLFRHASSGVPRRYLRKRDAECYHPNCRI; translated from the coding sequence ATGGTCAAGGTGACAACACGAGACGGTACCGAGATGTACCTGAACCCGGACCTGATAGAGGTCATCACGGAGACCCCGGATACGCACATCACCCTTTCCAACGGCAACCGGTACCTGGTGCTGGAGCCGGCGCGGGTGGTGATCGGCCGGATCGTCAACTTCAAGGCGCACCTGTTCCGGCACGCCTCGTCGGGCGTGCCCCGGCGCTACCTGCGCAAACGGGATGCGGAATGCTACCATCCCAACTGCAGGATCTAA
- a CDS encoding flagellar motor protein translates to MDLSTIIGIVLGLFAVFGGAALEGLHMSALIQPTAAIIVLGGTAAATIVSFPLPILMTAVKDLKKVFMPPKEDPEAVIKNIINYAAKARRNGLISLEQEAQTVKDSFTKKGISLVVDGIDPQKLRETMEIELSSFEAHGKHSAEVFESAGGFAPTIGIIGAVLGLIHVMSNLSDPSKLGGGIAVAFVATIYGLMTANIFCIPFGTKLKIRLKEELLQKEMVIEGLIAIQNGENPHFIEQKLRAYLHDGGEKKGK, encoded by the coding sequence ATGGATTTATCGACCATAATCGGAATCGTCCTGGGGCTTTTCGCCGTTTTCGGCGGCGCGGCCCTGGAAGGGCTGCACATGTCGGCGCTGATACAGCCGACGGCAGCCATCATCGTGCTCGGCGGCACCGCTGCGGCGACCATCGTCAGTTTCCCGCTGCCGATCCTGATGACCGCGGTCAAGGACCTGAAGAAGGTCTTCATGCCCCCCAAGGAAGACCCCGAGGCGGTGATCAAGAACATCATCAACTATGCAGCCAAGGCCCGTAGAAACGGCCTGATCTCCCTGGAGCAGGAAGCCCAGACGGTCAAGGATTCCTTCACCAAGAAGGGGATATCGCTGGTGGTGGACGGCATCGACCCGCAAAAGCTCAGGGAGACCATGGAGATCGAACTCAGCTCCTTCGAGGCGCACGGCAAGCACAGCGCCGAGGTCTTCGAGTCCGCCGGCGGCTTCGCCCCCACCATCGGCATCATCGGCGCGGTGCTCGGCCTGATCCACGTCATGAGTAACCTCTCCGACCCGTCCAAGCTCGGCGGCGGCATCGCCGTCGCCTTCGTCGCCACCATCTACGGCCTGATGACAGCCAACATCTTCTGCATCCCCTTCGGCACCAAGCTGAAGATCCGCCTGAAGGAGGAACTCCTGCAGAAGGAGATGGTGATCGAGGGGCTCATCGCCATCCAGAACGGCGAGAACCCCCACTTCATCGAGCAGAAGCTCAGGGCTTACCTGCATGACGGCGGCGAGAAGAAGGGGAAGTAA